A stretch of the Haloarcula ordinaria genome encodes the following:
- a CDS encoding UPF0146 family protein: MNDPETELVSRLLSVDSVVEVGVGNRPGVAGRLAAEGVAVTATDIDPRPVPDGVRFVVDDVTDPDRSVYAGADVVFARNLPPELHRPTRAVARSVDAACWFTTLGGDPPTVPVDTEQLPGGETLYRATGRDGKVLE, encoded by the coding sequence GTGAACGACCCCGAGACAGAACTGGTCAGCCGGCTGTTGTCTGTCGATTCTGTCGTCGAGGTCGGGGTGGGGAATCGGCCCGGTGTAGCCGGCAGGCTGGCCGCCGAGGGCGTCGCAGTGACCGCGACCGACATCGACCCGCGGCCGGTTCCCGACGGCGTGCGGTTCGTCGTCGACGACGTGACCGACCCGGACCGCTCCGTGTACGCCGGCGCGGACGTCGTCTTCGCACGGAACCTGCCGCCAGAACTGCACCGTCCCACACGTGCGGTCGCGCGGTCGGTCGACGCAGCCTGCTGGTTCACGACGCTCGGCGGGGACCCGCCAACGGTGCCGGTGGACACGGAGCAGCTCCCCGGTGGGGAGACGCTGTACCGGGCGACCGGCAGAGATGGGAAGGTGCTTGAATGA
- a CDS encoding archaemetzincin family Zn-dependent metalloprotease yields the protein MHVDIVPVGEVSAQVKREASDGLRSVYDCEVSMHEPQPIPKGAYDADRDQYRAEELIDLVRRVGAGDKNIGITPMDLFYRRRNYVFGLAYLGGSGSVISTYRLQTSSDGGFSNRSASEIFSARVRKEIVHEIGHTIGLEHCDNKRCVMNFSPTVRQVDVKEASLCGSCQRDVL from the coding sequence ATGCACGTCGATATCGTACCCGTGGGCGAGGTCTCCGCCCAGGTAAAGCGGGAGGCCTCCGATGGATTGCGGTCCGTCTACGACTGCGAGGTCTCCATGCACGAACCACAGCCCATCCCGAAGGGTGCGTACGACGCCGACCGAGATCAGTATCGAGCCGAGGAGCTCATCGACCTCGTCCGCCGGGTCGGGGCCGGCGACAAGAACATCGGCATCACGCCGATGGACCTGTTCTACCGCCGCCGGAACTACGTCTTCGGGCTCGCCTACCTCGGTGGCTCCGGCAGCGTCATCTCGACCTATCGGCTGCAGACCTCCTCAGACGGCGGGTTCTCGAACCGCTCGGCCAGCGAAATCTTCTCGGCCCGCGTCCGGAAGGAGATCGTCCACGAGATCGGCCACACCATCGGACTGGAGCACTGTGACAACAAGCGCTGCGTGATGAACTTCTCGCCGACGGTCAGACAGGTCGACGTCAAGGAGGCGTCGCTCTGTGGTTCCTGTCAGCGTGACGTCCTCTGA
- a CDS encoding RNA-binding protein — protein MEVKSRHHLRSDEVGSITDALSANLGVELDADSFEKVEFADSDWDVVLVDGDPLVLYIDEEPFLTVQGANAHPPQKHVVTVDAGAISFVSDGADIMRPGITEADADISEGDLVAINEETHGKFLAVGRAMTDGDDMVGESGKVVQSIHHVGDELFEFSI, from the coding sequence ATGGAAGTCAAATCCCGCCACCATCTCCGTTCGGACGAGGTCGGCAGCATCACCGACGCGCTCTCGGCCAACCTCGGCGTCGAGCTGGACGCCGACAGTTTCGAGAAGGTCGAGTTCGCGGACAGCGACTGGGACGTCGTCCTCGTGGACGGGGACCCGCTCGTGCTCTACATAGATGAGGAGCCGTTCCTCACCGTCCAGGGCGCGAACGCCCATCCCCCACAGAAACACGTCGTGACCGTCGACGCCGGCGCCATCTCGTTCGTCTCCGACGGCGCGGACATCATGCGACCGGGAATCACCGAGGCCGACGCCGACATCAGCGAGGGCGACCTGGTCGCCATCAACGAGGAGACCCACGGGAAGTTCCTCGCCGTCGGCCGGGCGATGACCGACGGCGACGACATGGTCGGCGAGAGCGGCAAGGTCGTCCAGTCCATCCACCACGTCGGCGACGAACTCTTCGAGTTCAGCATCTGA
- a CDS encoding cobalamin-binding protein, with translation MRVVTLLPSATEIVYALGVSPVGVSHECDYPPAAREQPAVNRSRVDPDASSSDINEQVAAAEAGDGVYAVDRETLADLAPDLVVTQGVCDVCAVDHVQVADAVADLGLDCEVLTLDVHSLDDLFESIHRVGAAIDRPDRAVDLVADLRERVAAVEQTAARATETPSVAVLDWLDPVMVAGHWIPELVELAGGRYEMAEHGAHSRPREWTEVREYDPEVLVAAPCGFDVAQTSENLDDLTERPGFDDLRAVREGRAAVMDGHHFVNRSGPRLVETLEYLAALLHPDLFDAPPGDAVRDLATLRA, from the coding sequence ATGCGCGTCGTCACCCTGCTGCCCTCGGCGACAGAAATCGTCTACGCCCTGGGTGTTTCCCCCGTCGGCGTCTCCCACGAGTGTGACTACCCGCCGGCCGCCAGAGAGCAACCCGCGGTCAACCGCTCGCGGGTCGACCCCGACGCCTCGAGCAGTGACATCAACGAGCAGGTCGCGGCCGCCGAGGCGGGCGACGGGGTCTATGCCGTCGACCGCGAGACGCTGGCCGACCTCGCCCCGGACCTCGTCGTCACCCAGGGCGTCTGTGACGTCTGTGCCGTCGACCACGTCCAGGTCGCCGACGCCGTCGCCGACCTCGGCCTCGACTGCGAGGTGCTGACGCTCGACGTCCACAGCCTCGACGACCTCTTCGAGTCCATCCACCGCGTCGGGGCGGCCATCGACCGGCCCGACCGGGCAGTCGACCTCGTCGCCGACCTCCGCGAACGCGTGGCAGCGGTCGAACAGACCGCGGCCCGTGCCACCGAGACGCCCAGCGTCGCCGTCCTCGACTGGCTCGACCCGGTGATGGTCGCCGGCCACTGGATTCCCGAGCTGGTCGAACTGGCCGGCGGTCGCTACGAGATGGCCGAACACGGCGCTCACTCCCGGCCCCGCGAGTGGACCGAGGTTCGCGAGTACGACCCCGAAGTGCTGGTCGCCGCGCCCTGTGGGTTCGACGTCGCCCAGACCAGCGAGAACCTCGACGATTTGACCGAGCGACCGGGGTTCGACGACCTCCGGGCCGTCCGCGAGGGGCGCGCCGCCGTGATGGACGGCCACCACTTCGTCAACCGCTCGGGGCCACGGCTGGTCGAGACCCTGGAGTACCTGGCCGCGCTCCTCCATCCGGACCTGTTCGACGCGCCGCCGGGCGACGCCGTGCGTGACCTGGCGACGCTGCGCGCCTAG
- the ubaA gene encoding SAMP-activating enzyme E1 — MRPNLDPEQLDRYSRHVIMDGVGPEGQAALLESSVLVVGAGGLGSPVLQYLAAAGVGTLGIVDDDVVERSNLQRQVIHADSDVGRPKVESAAAFVTDLNPDVTVEQHQTRFTTGNAPDLVESYDIVVDASDNFPTRFLVNDACTLAGVPFSHGAVFRFEGQVTTFTGEGPCYRCLFPEAPPEGTVPDCATAGVLGVLPGTIGCMQATEVIKLAMDYGESLDGRLLVYDAGEMHVDEVPVTKRSECPVCGADPVIETVSEASYDGQCSLTGD, encoded by the coding sequence ATGCGCCCGAACCTCGACCCCGAACAGCTCGACCGCTACTCGCGGCACGTCATCATGGACGGGGTGGGGCCCGAGGGACAGGCGGCGCTGTTGGAGTCGTCGGTGCTCGTCGTCGGCGCCGGGGGCCTCGGGTCGCCGGTCCTGCAGTACCTCGCGGCCGCCGGCGTCGGGACGCTGGGTATCGTCGACGACGACGTGGTCGAGCGGTCGAACCTCCAGCGCCAGGTCATCCACGCCGATAGCGACGTGGGCCGGCCGAAAGTCGAGAGCGCCGCAGCGTTCGTCACCGACCTCAACCCGGACGTCACCGTCGAACAGCACCAGACGCGGTTCACGACCGGGAACGCGCCGGACCTCGTCGAGTCCTACGACATCGTCGTCGACGCCTCGGACAACTTCCCTACCAGATTTCTCGTCAACGACGCCTGCACGCTCGCGGGCGTCCCCTTCTCGCACGGCGCCGTCTTCCGCTTCGAGGGGCAGGTGACGACCTTCACCGGCGAGGGACCCTGTTACCGGTGTCTGTTCCCCGAAGCGCCGCCGGAGGGGACCGTCCCGGACTGCGCGACCGCCGGGGTACTGGGCGTCCTCCCGGGGACTATCGGCTGTATGCAGGCGACGGAGGTCATCAAACTCGCGATGGACTACGGCGAGTCGCTCGACGGCCGCCTGCTGGTCTACGACGCCGGCGAGATGCACGTCGACGAGGTGCCGGTAACGAAACGCTCGGAATGCCCGGTCTGCGGGGCGGACCCCGTCATCGAGACGGTCAGCGAGGCCAGCTACGACGGGCAGTGTTCGCTGACGGGCGACTGA
- a CDS encoding methyl-accepting chemotaxis protein, protein MSDTGLGTTEIATDADIDDDIDADIQSDVAADIDRQAGYDHDAASEIQTGLAELEDSSVDIAEETDDIRQQAAEQYEGMSEVASEVSNLSASVEEIASSSEEVSAAAREAKELAERGQGNAEDVHEAMESIQTAADSVAEDVRTIQASVEEIDAIVDVINDIADQTNMLALNASIEAARAGEAGEGFAVVADEVKSLAEESQEQATTIEGMIDGIQDDTRNAVESLEASNEEIEAGIDTVEESTEILTEIGDTVKEVNHGIEEVATATDQQAASTEEVASMVDQATDAAEEIAESTAEIADDAVAQTDRVADINRRMDDMVADLQRNN, encoded by the coding sequence ATGAGCGATACTGGCCTGGGTACGACGGAGATCGCGACCGACGCAGATATCGACGACGACATCGACGCCGATATCCAGAGCGACGTCGCAGCAGACATCGACCGGCAGGCAGGCTACGACCACGATGCCGCGAGCGAGATACAGACCGGGCTGGCCGAGCTGGAGGACTCCTCGGTCGACATCGCCGAGGAGACCGACGACATCCGCCAGCAGGCGGCCGAACAGTACGAGGGGATGTCCGAGGTGGCGAGCGAGGTGTCGAACCTCTCTGCGTCCGTCGAAGAAATCGCCTCCTCCTCCGAGGAGGTCTCGGCGGCCGCCCGCGAGGCGAAGGAGCTCGCCGAGCGCGGCCAGGGCAACGCCGAGGACGTCCACGAGGCTATGGAGAGCATCCAGACGGCCGCCGACAGCGTCGCCGAGGACGTCAGGACCATCCAGGCGAGCGTCGAGGAGATCGACGCCATCGTCGACGTCATCAACGACATCGCCGACCAGACCAACATGCTCGCGCTGAACGCCTCCATCGAGGCCGCGCGGGCCGGCGAGGCCGGCGAAGGGTTCGCCGTCGTCGCCGACGAGGTCAAGAGCCTCGCCGAGGAGTCCCAGGAGCAGGCGACGACCATCGAGGGGATGATCGACGGCATCCAGGACGACACGAGGAACGCCGTCGAGAGCCTCGAGGCGAGCAACGAGGAGATAGAGGCGGGCATCGACACCGTCGAGGAGTCGACCGAGATTCTGACCGAGATCGGCGACACCGTCAAAGAGGTCAACCACGGTATCGAGGAGGTCGCGACGGCGACCGACCAGCAGGCGGCCTCCACCGAGGAGGTCGCGAGCATGGTCGACCAGGCCACCGACGCTGCCGAGGAGATCGCCGAGAGCACGGCAGAGATCGCCGACGACGCCGTCGCGCAGACCGACCGGGTCGCCGACATCAACCGGCGGATGGACGACATGGTCGCGGACCTCCAGCGCAACAACTGA
- a CDS encoding carboxypeptidase M32: MATTSEDVESTYEAFIDHVKRLHYVGDAGGVLQWDQQVMMPDAGTPARAKQSSAISTLHHELLTDDQLAGWLDELGDADLDAEQEAVVREVRRDHERAVRVPSDLVERLSEASSNALPVWKEAKADDDFDAFADTLREMVDLRREYAEAIDPDRDPYEVLFEEYEPYLGIDTAEAVLTTLREELVPLIDDIAASDVTLASPFEGTYDDDTQHALVEAALDTLGYDWDRGRLDTAPHPFSTGTQFDARVTTRFTPDDPLDALGSTIHEFGHATYTQGLPREEYGTPLGDNRDLSVHESQSRFWENHVGRSRPFWDLFAPTVNDHLGTDATPREFYEAANEVYDDNLIRVEADELTYHMHIVLRFEIERDLIRGDLEVEEVPQVWNDKMEQYLGVRPDTDAEGCLQDIHWTNGAIGYFPTYSLGSVLAAQLAHHVDADVDDFDGTVRAGEFGPIHEWLTEHIHRHGARYTTDDLIEEATGEAFSADYFVEYADEKYRDLYDC, translated from the coding sequence ATGGCAACAACCAGCGAGGACGTCGAATCGACGTACGAGGCGTTCATCGACCACGTCAAGCGGCTCCACTACGTCGGCGACGCCGGCGGCGTCCTGCAGTGGGACCAGCAGGTGATGATGCCGGACGCGGGGACGCCCGCCCGCGCGAAGCAGTCGTCGGCCATCTCGACGCTACACCACGAGCTGCTGACCGACGACCAGCTGGCCGGGTGGCTCGACGAGCTCGGGGACGCGGACCTCGACGCCGAACAGGAAGCCGTCGTCCGCGAGGTACGCCGGGACCACGAGCGCGCGGTTCGAGTCCCGTCGGACCTCGTCGAGCGTCTCTCGGAGGCGTCCTCGAACGCCCTGCCGGTCTGGAAGGAGGCCAAGGCCGACGACGACTTCGACGCCTTCGCCGACACCCTCCGGGAGATGGTCGACCTGCGCCGGGAGTACGCCGAAGCCATCGACCCCGACCGGGACCCCTACGAGGTGCTGTTCGAGGAGTACGAGCCGTATCTGGGCATCGACACCGCCGAGGCGGTGCTGACGACGCTCCGCGAGGAACTCGTCCCGCTTATCGACGACATCGCCGCCAGCGACGTGACCCTCGCAAGTCCCTTCGAGGGAACATACGACGACGACACGCAACACGCGCTTGTCGAAGCGGCCCTCGACACGCTGGGCTACGACTGGGACCGCGGCCGCCTCGACACCGCGCCCCATCCGTTCTCCACGGGGACCCAGTTCGACGCGCGCGTGACGACCCGGTTCACGCCCGACGACCCGCTGGACGCGCTGGGCTCGACCATCCACGAGTTCGGGCACGCGACCTACACGCAGGGCCTCCCCCGCGAGGAGTACGGCACGCCGCTGGGGGACAACCGCGACCTGTCGGTCCACGAGTCCCAGTCGCGCTTCTGGGAGAACCACGTCGGTCGCTCCCGGCCCTTCTGGGACCTCTTTGCCCCCACGGTCAACGACCACCTCGGGACCGACGCCACGCCCCGCGAGTTCTACGAGGCCGCAAACGAGGTGTACGATGACAACCTCATCCGCGTCGAAGCCGACGAACTGACCTACCACATGCACATCGTGCTTCGGTTCGAAATCGAGCGCGACCTCATCCGTGGCGACCTCGAAGTCGAGGAAGTCCCGCAGGTGTGGAACGACAAGATGGAACAGTACCTGGGCGTCCGCCCCGACACCGACGCCGAGGGCTGTCTCCAGGACATCCACTGGACGAACGGCGCCATCGGCTACTTCCCGACCTACTCGCTTGGGTCCGTGCTGGCCGCGCAACTGGCCCACCACGTCGATGCGGACGTCGACGACTTCGACGGAACTGTTCGCGCCGGCGAGTTCGGCCCCATCCACGAGTGGCTGACCGAACACATCCACCGCCACGGCGCTCGGTACACGACCGACGACCTCATCGAGGAAGCGACCGGCGAGGCGTTCAGCGCCGACTACTTCGTCGAGTACGCCGACGAGAAGTACCGCGACCTGTACGACTGCTGA
- a CDS encoding M20 family metallopeptidase, with translation MDLTELTRELVATGSHEDETAAGDYVEEWLRTHTDAAVARDDHGNVLARRGDGETSLALVGHHDVVPPDDSQVDDDGHYLVEERDGRLYGRGTADMKGCVAAAMLAFRDADPLDGAELVFASFVGEEQGGLGCQAAIEDGFSPDYAVVGEGSTGYSAPGVTDVAVAHKGRRGSTIVAEGAAAHASETEAGENAIYRATDAVDVVRDLAFPETEVLGHHLSGSVAVTEIDGGSAWNVIPERCEATVDERTVPGERAPLDRVEDIAGVTWQVDQDLPPMACEDTNFAEFVLDAATDNQAELPEHVVKPHATDAGWLSQAGTQCVVLGAAEPGEAHTADESVSLAVLERCRAIYEQVAREWPAD, from the coding sequence ATGGACCTCACCGAACTCACGAGAGAACTGGTCGCGACGGGGAGTCACGAGGACGAGACCGCCGCTGGCGACTACGTCGAGGAGTGGCTCCGGACCCACACCGACGCCGCGGTGGCCCGCGACGACCACGGGAACGTCCTGGCGCGGCGCGGCGATGGCGAGACATCGCTCGCGCTGGTCGGCCACCACGACGTCGTCCCGCCGGACGACTCGCAGGTCGACGACGACGGCCACTACCTCGTCGAGGAGCGCGACGGACGCCTGTACGGTCGCGGTACCGCCGACATGAAGGGCTGCGTCGCTGCGGCGATGCTGGCGTTCCGCGACGCCGACCCCCTGGACGGGGCGGAACTGGTCTTCGCCTCCTTCGTCGGCGAGGAGCAGGGGGGCCTGGGTTGTCAGGCGGCCATCGAGGACGGCTTTTCGCCGGACTACGCCGTCGTCGGCGAGGGGTCGACGGGGTACTCCGCGCCGGGAGTCACAGACGTCGCCGTCGCCCACAAGGGCCGGCGCGGGTCGACCATCGTCGCGGAGGGGGCGGCCGCCCACGCCAGCGAGACCGAGGCCGGTGAGAACGCCATCTACCGCGCGACGGATGCCGTCGACGTCGTTCGCGACCTGGCGTTCCCGGAGACAGAGGTACTGGGCCACCACCTCTCCGGGAGCGTCGCAGTCACCGAAATCGACGGCGGGTCGGCGTGGAACGTCATCCCCGAGCGCTGCGAGGCGACGGTGGACGAGCGGACCGTTCCCGGCGAGCGTGCGCCGTTGGACCGAGTCGAAGACATAGCGGGGGTCACCTGGCAAGTCGACCAGGACCTCCCGCCGATGGCGTGCGAGGACACCAACTTCGCCGAGTTCGTGCTGGACGCGGCCACGGACAATCAGGCCGAGCTGCCCGAACACGTCGTCAAGCCTCACGCGACCGACGCGGGGTGGCTCTCGCAGGCCGGCACCCAGTGTGTGGTCCTGGGCGCGGCCGAACCGGGCGAGGCCCACACCGCCGACGAGAGCGTCTCGCTCGCTGTGCTGGAGCGCTGTCGGGCCATCTACGAGCAGGTCGCGAGAGAGTGGCCGGCCGACTGA
- a CDS encoding PINc/VapC family ATPase, with protein MEIVPDTSVVVDGRVSEQVEADADPDSPESGKGFAGATVVMPEAVVGELEAQANDGRQTGWEGLEELRRLVELAEDGLIEVEYVGRRPDAVEKRDAGEGEIDALIRDVADDRGAVLVTSDDVQAEVARAKGIRVEYIEPRGRSVDHLQIENFFDEATMSVHLKVGVAPFAKKGDIGDMHYQPIRDEKATEAELREYAADIEDSTRGSPDGFVELDEPGMTIIQFRDLRIAIARPPFSDALEITAVRPIVKTELDDYEYADELRDRFTEHQRGVLISGSPGAGKSTFAQAVAEFLVDADYSVKTMEKPRDLQVGPNVTQYTALDGSMEKTADSLLMVRPDYTIYDEVRKTDDFEVFADMRLAGVGMVGVVHATRAIDALQRLIGRVELGLIPQIVDTVVYIEAGQVHTVYDVTTEVKVPAGLMEEDLARPVIMVKDFATDAPAFEIYTFNNQVVTVPLDDDDDGEDSGVDRLAKQEVEREIRSIARGHVEVELRGPNTAVVWVEDDDISQVIGKGGGRITDVENRLGIDIDVRTFEERPSGPSGGPQTDAGGKQGEIVQPEVTSRHIIVPLDGHSGDTVEVQADGEYLFTATVSRGGEIQVSRGSGIAEELERAIDRGNTITVVPS; from the coding sequence ATGGAAATCGTACCGGACACGAGCGTGGTCGTCGACGGCCGCGTGTCCGAACAGGTCGAAGCCGACGCTGACCCTGATTCACCGGAGAGCGGCAAGGGCTTTGCCGGCGCGACGGTGGTCATGCCGGAGGCCGTCGTCGGCGAACTCGAAGCACAGGCCAACGACGGCCGACAGACCGGCTGGGAGGGCCTCGAGGAGCTCCGGCGGCTGGTCGAACTCGCCGAGGACGGACTCATCGAGGTCGAGTACGTCGGTCGGCGGCCCGACGCCGTGGAGAAACGCGACGCCGGCGAGGGTGAAATCGACGCGCTCATCCGCGACGTGGCCGACGACCGCGGCGCGGTCCTGGTCACGAGCGACGACGTCCAGGCCGAGGTGGCTCGCGCGAAGGGTATCCGGGTCGAGTACATCGAACCGCGGGGTCGCTCGGTCGACCACCTCCAGATCGAGAACTTCTTCGACGAGGCGACGATGAGCGTCCACCTGAAAGTGGGCGTCGCCCCGTTCGCGAAGAAGGGCGACATCGGCGACATGCACTACCAGCCGATTCGCGACGAGAAGGCAACGGAGGCCGAACTTCGCGAGTACGCCGCCGACATCGAAGACAGCACCCGCGGGTCGCCCGACGGCTTCGTCGAACTCGACGAGCCGGGGATGACCATCATCCAGTTCCGCGACCTCCGTATCGCCATCGCCCGCCCGCCGTTCTCGGACGCACTCGAAATCACGGCCGTCCGACCCATCGTCAAGACCGAACTCGACGACTACGAGTACGCCGACGAACTGCGTGACCGGTTCACCGAACACCAGCGCGGCGTCCTCATCTCCGGATCGCCCGGCGCGGGGAAGTCGACGTTCGCCCAGGCCGTCGCGGAGTTCCTGGTCGACGCCGACTACTCGGTCAAGACGATGGAGAAGCCACGGGACCTCCAGGTCGGCCCGAACGTCACCCAGTACACCGCCCTCGACGGGTCGATGGAGAAGACCGCCGACTCCCTGTTGATGGTCCGGCCCGACTACACCATCTACGACGAGGTCAGGAAGACCGACGACTTCGAGGTCTTCGCCGACATGCGTCTCGCGGGCGTCGGGATGGTCGGCGTCGTCCACGCGACCCGCGCTATCGACGCACTCCAGCGCCTCATCGGCCGGGTCGAACTCGGCCTCATCCCGCAGATCGTCGACACTGTCGTCTACATCGAGGCCGGGCAGGTCCACACCGTCTACGACGTCACGACCGAGGTCAAGGTCCCCGCGGGCCTCATGGAGGAGGACCTGGCCCGCCCGGTCATCATGGTCAAGGACTTCGCGACCGACGCGCCAGCCTTCGAGATCTACACGTTCAACAACCAGGTCGTCACCGTCCCGCTGGACGACGACGACGATGGCGAGGACTCCGGCGTCGACCGCCTCGCCAAGCAGGAGGTCGAACGAGAGATTCGCTCCATCGCGCGCGGCCACGTCGAGGTGGAACTGCGCGGCCCGAACACCGCCGTGGTGTGGGTCGAGGACGACGACATCTCGCAGGTCATCGGCAAGGGCGGCGGCCGCATCACCGACGTGGAGAACCGCCTCGGTATCGACATCGACGTCCGGACCTTCGAGGAACGGCCCAGCGGCCCCTCGGGCGGTCCGCAGACCGACGCCGGCGGCAAGCAGGGCGAAATCGTCCAGCCCGAGGTGACGTCCCGGCACATCATCGTCCCGCTGGACGGCCACTCGGGCGACACCGTCGAGGTACAGGCCGACGGTGAGTACCTCTTTACGGCGACCGTCTCCCGTGGGGGCGAGATACAGGTCTCGCGCGGGTCGGGCATCGCCGAGGAGTTGGAACGGGCCATCGACCGTGGGAACACCATCACCGTGGTCCCGTCGTAG
- the moaA gene encoding GTP 3',8-cyclase MoaA, which translates to MLEDEFGREVTGVRVSLTDRCNFDCVYCHNEGLGDTRGPMDPQDDELGTDAVVRFLEVAHDFGVGAVKFTGGEPMLRDDLEAIVRRTPDDMAVSMTTNGTFLPGRAEGLVDAGLDRVNVSQDALDAEAFAELTQSGAYDRVLEGVEAALDAGLAPVKLNMVVFEPTAGYVPGMVDHVAENDGLQLQLIEYMPELAGHPEWAVDIQRVHDWLEAQADHVETRAMHDRKRYFVSSEAAARAENGTVAAADGGGDAAGLGMVEIVDPVGNADFCANCHRVRLTHDGYLKGCLNRNDDLVAIGETKASMREAFRTTVAERVPYYGEYMIEEDGEWTFNEAYRDSEGDRTPYEYSKDD; encoded by the coding sequence ATGCTGGAAGACGAGTTCGGTCGCGAGGTCACCGGCGTCCGCGTCTCGCTGACCGACCGGTGTAACTTCGACTGCGTCTACTGCCACAACGAGGGGCTGGGCGACACGCGCGGCCCGATGGACCCACAGGACGACGAACTCGGGACCGACGCTGTCGTCCGGTTTCTCGAAGTCGCCCACGACTTTGGCGTCGGTGCGGTGAAGTTCACCGGCGGCGAACCGATGCTCAGAGACGACCTCGAAGCCATCGTTCGGCGCACGCCCGACGACATGGCGGTGTCGATGACGACCAACGGCACCTTCCTCCCGGGCCGGGCCGAGGGGCTCGTCGATGCGGGGCTCGACCGCGTCAACGTCTCGCAGGACGCGCTGGACGCCGAGGCGTTCGCCGAACTCACGCAGAGCGGCGCGTACGACCGGGTCCTCGAAGGCGTCGAGGCGGCCCTCGACGCGGGACTCGCGCCGGTGAAACTCAACATGGTCGTCTTCGAGCCGACGGCGGGCTACGTCCCGGGGATGGTCGACCACGTCGCCGAGAACGACGGGCTCCAGCTGCAGCTCATCGAGTACATGCCGGAGCTCGCGGGCCACCCGGAGTGGGCCGTCGACATCCAGCGGGTTCACGACTGGCTCGAGGCCCAGGCCGACCACGTCGAGACCCGCGCGATGCACGACCGGAAGCGCTACTTCGTCAGCAGCGAGGCGGCCGCGCGAGCCGAGAACGGGACCGTGGCGGCCGCCGACGGCGGTGGCGATGCCGCCGGGCTGGGGATGGTCGAGATTGTCGACCCTGTCGGGAACGCCGACTTCTGTGCGAACTGCCACCGGGTCCGGCTCACGCACGACGGCTACCTCAAGGGGTGTCTGAACCGCAACGACGACCTCGTCGCCATCGGCGAGACGAAGGCCTCGATGCGCGAGGCCTTCCGGACGACCGTCGCCGAGCGGGTCCCCTACTATGGCGAGTACATGATCGAAGAGGACGGCGAGTGGACGTTCAACGAGGCCTACCGGGACAGCGAGGGCGACCGGACGCCCTACGAGTACTCGAAGGACGACTGA